Proteins co-encoded in one uncultured Draconibacterium sp. genomic window:
- a CDS encoding SDR family oxidoreductase yields MFSLKDKVAIVTGGGGVLGGSIARSLIEAGVKVAVLDIREENVNNRVEELKELGGEAIGFVSSVLEMSELKQTRDTILEKWGQIDILINAAGGNLPGATLTEEQTVFDMKIEDFERVNDLNMNGTVYPSLVFGEAMANRGEGSIITISSMATYSAITRVLGYSTAKTAINIFTQWMAMEMATKFSEKVRVNSIAPGFFIGDQNRNVLINPDGSYTERSKKVLARTPMGRFGDIKELNGAVQFLCSDAASFITGVILPVDGGFSSFSGV; encoded by the coding sequence ATGTTTAGTTTAAAAGATAAGGTTGCCATAGTAACCGGTGGTGGTGGAGTTTTAGGAGGAAGTATCGCCCGCAGTTTAATTGAGGCTGGCGTTAAAGTGGCCGTTCTCGATATTCGCGAAGAGAATGTAAATAACCGGGTTGAAGAACTGAAGGAACTTGGAGGCGAGGCCATCGGTTTTGTTTCAAGTGTTTTGGAAATGAGTGAATTGAAACAAACCCGCGATACCATTCTTGAGAAATGGGGGCAGATTGACATCCTGATAAATGCTGCCGGAGGAAATCTCCCGGGGGCTACCTTAACCGAGGAGCAAACTGTTTTTGATATGAAAATCGAGGACTTCGAACGAGTGAACGATTTGAATATGAATGGAACAGTATACCCTAGTTTGGTGTTTGGCGAAGCCATGGCAAACAGAGGAGAGGGAAGTATCATTACCATTTCATCGATGGCTACTTACTCCGCAATTACAAGGGTTTTGGGGTACTCAACAGCCAAAACGGCGATTAATATTTTTACGCAGTGGATGGCCATGGAAATGGCAACCAAATTCAGCGAAAAGGTGAGAGTAAATTCTATCGCTCCGGGCTTCTTTATCGGCGACCAGAACCGAAATGTGCTGATCAACCCCGACGGGTCGTACACCGAGCGTAGCAAAAAAGTGCTGGCCCGCACACCAATGGGACGCTTTGGCGATATAAAAGAACTGAACGGAGCGGTGCAGTTTTTATGCTCTGATGCAGCATCATTTATAACAGGTGTAATTCTTCCTGTTGATGGTGGGTTTAGCTCGTTTAGCGGTGTGTAA
- a CDS encoding glycoside hydrolase family 43 protein, protein MKKARYLVDNLYTADPAAHVFNGKIYIYPSHDVESGIPENDNGDHFDMRDYHVFSMDDIDGEVTDHGNVLDVKDIPWAGRQLWDSDCAFKNGKYYLYFPLKDQTDIFRIGVAISDKPEGPFVPQEAPMKGSYSIDPCVFEDEDGSHYMYFGGLWGGQLQRYRDNKAIECGQEPADDEQALPARVAKLSDDMLEFGEEPKALVILDENGEPIKAGDNDRRFFEASWMHKYNGKYYFSYSTGNTHKLCYAIGDSPYGPFTYQGVILTPVVGWTTHHSIVEFKGKWYLFHHDCVPSNGKTWLRSLKVVEMEYDAEGKIITIEGTAE, encoded by the coding sequence ATGAAAAAAGCACGATATCTTGTTGACAACCTTTATACTGCCGATCCGGCAGCACACGTTTTTAACGGAAAAATATACATTTACCCATCTCATGATGTGGAGTCGGGAATTCCTGAAAATGATAATGGCGATCATTTTGATATGCGCGATTACCATGTTTTTTCAATGGATGATATTGACGGGGAGGTAACCGACCATGGAAATGTATTGGATGTAAAAGATATACCCTGGGCAGGCCGCCAGTTGTGGGATAGCGACTGTGCCTTTAAAAATGGTAAGTATTACCTGTACTTTCCTTTGAAAGACCAAACCGATATTTTCCGCATTGGTGTGGCTATCAGCGATAAACCTGAGGGGCCATTTGTTCCACAAGAGGCGCCAATGAAAGGTAGTTACTCCATCGATCCATGCGTTTTTGAAGATGAAGATGGTAGCCATTACATGTATTTTGGTGGTTTATGGGGTGGCCAGTTGCAGCGTTACCGCGATAACAAAGCCATTGAATGTGGCCAGGAACCTGCGGACGATGAGCAGGCACTTCCCGCACGTGTTGCTAAACTAAGCGACGATATGCTGGAGTTTGGCGAAGAACCAAAAGCTTTGGTTATTTTGGATGAAAACGGCGAGCCAATAAAAGCAGGCGATAACGACCGACGTTTTTTCGAAGCTTCATGGATGCACAAATACAACGGTAAATATTACTTTTCGTATTCAACCGGAAACACCCACAAACTATGCTACGCTATTGGAGATAGTCCCTATGGCCCGTTTACTTACCAGGGCGTAATTTTAACACCGGTTGTGGGGTGGACAACACACCATTCAATTGTTGAATTTAAGGGCAAATGGTACCTGTTTCATCACGATTGTGTACCTTCAAATGGCAAAACCTGGCTGCGCAGCCTGAAAGTTGTGGAGATGGAGTATGATGCCGAAGGAAAAATTATTACAATTGAAGGGACAGCAGAATAA
- a CDS encoding endo-1,4-beta-xylanase has translation MKKFNGFVLMALLVGLVSCNSGTTKQSKKTATLKDAFAGKFYIGTALNEWQITGRDSAGVEVIKNQFEAIVAENCMKSGPIHPTENEYNFDLPDQFVEFGVENDKFITGHCLIWHSQAPRWFFTDDEGNDVSREVMIQRMKDHIYTVVGRYKGKIKGWDVVNEAIMEDGSMRNSKFLQIVGDDFIKLAFQFAHEADPDAELYYNDYNEWFPGKRDAIVQMVRDLKADGIRIDGIGMQGHIGMDSPSLEDYEAAIEAYANEGMKVMVTELDMSILPNRNRDVGADIATSFEYQQSLNPYTEGVPVEKMNEWDERMLDFFRLFLKHSDAVSRVTVWGVSDATSWKNNFPIRGRVDYPLLFDRNNEPKSIVAKLIEEANNAEK, from the coding sequence ATGAAAAAATTTAATGGATTTGTTTTGATGGCACTGCTAGTCGGTTTGGTGTCGTGTAACAGCGGCACAACGAAGCAGTCGAAGAAAACAGCAACTTTAAAAGATGCTTTTGCCGGTAAATTTTATATTGGTACAGCCTTAAATGAATGGCAAATTACCGGAAGGGATAGTGCCGGAGTTGAGGTGATTAAAAATCAGTTTGAAGCTATTGTTGCCGAAAACTGTATGAAAAGCGGTCCTATTCATCCAACTGAAAATGAATACAATTTTGACCTTCCCGATCAATTTGTAGAATTTGGAGTTGAGAACGATAAATTTATAACCGGTCATTGTTTAATCTGGCATTCTCAGGCTCCTCGCTGGTTTTTTACTGACGATGAAGGAAATGATGTTTCGCGTGAAGTGATGATTCAGCGCATGAAAGATCACATTTACACGGTAGTTGGCCGTTATAAAGGTAAAATTAAAGGCTGGGATGTGGTAAACGAAGCTATTATGGAAGATGGCAGCATGCGCAACAGTAAGTTTCTCCAAATTGTTGGCGACGACTTTATTAAGCTGGCTTTCCAGTTTGCACACGAAGCCGATCCTGATGCAGAATTGTACTACAATGATTATAACGAATGGTTTCCTGGTAAACGCGATGCAATCGTTCAGATGGTGCGTGATTTAAAAGCTGATGGAATACGGATTGACGGTATTGGTATGCAGGGACACATTGGTATGGATAGCCCTTCATTGGAGGATTATGAAGCCGCAATTGAAGCCTATGCTAACGAAGGAATGAAAGTAATGGTTACCGAACTTGACATGTCGATTTTACCTAACAGAAATAGGGATGTTGGTGCCGATATTGCTACCAGTTTCGAGTATCAGCAAAGCCTGAACCCTTATACAGAAGGTGTTCCAGTAGAAAAAATGAACGAGTGGGACGAACGTATGCTCGACTTTTTCCGTCTGTTTCTGAAACATTCTGATGCTGTTTCGCGCGTGACCGTTTGGGGGGTTTCTGATGCTACATCGTGGAAAAATAATTTCCCAATTCGGGGACGTGTTGATTATCCTTTGTTGTTCGATAGAAACAATGAGCCAAAAAGTATTGTGGCAAAGTTAATTGAAGAAGCAAACAACGCTGAAAAATAA